One genomic window of Psychrobacter cibarius includes the following:
- a CDS encoding transglycosylase SLT domain-containing protein, with protein sequence MQRITYRVKVSAQGARRRISYLLRPSKRLPNTESNIVSSVTPTTSSRFSRTKKLAQISSIALLSLPAESLTTMRAPVPAYDNVMLESTLTIAAVPGDSTYFATDGFQHGFGFDLVRTYADELGVDIDLKAYANEETALKALRSGEVDMALTTASTQLKSKFNLSSINISCGYDASLTKNGLHPKVSWTFNSSNDPLSQKASYFLCDSIKLKNTQKLAAFYNQNLLKDAYSQDHFQKTLTEKLPDYQSSFEEQARNYNHDWELLVAMGYQESHLDANAVSPTGVRGLMMLTNNTAKAMGVSDRVDPYQSIGGGARYLEQMKDDFADVPKTDRIWFALAGYNMGPNAVKSIQRKLRDQGIDDKSWANVYAYLADNKAANSRYGQAMHYVSNIRSYLETIKTQTV encoded by the coding sequence ATGCAGCGTATTACTTATCGTGTGAAAGTATCTGCGCAAGGGGCTAGACGCCGTATTTCTTATTTACTGCGTCCATCTAAACGCCTACCGAACACTGAAAGTAACATCGTTTCATCCGTTACCCCGACGACATCGAGTCGTTTTTCTAGAACCAAAAAGCTTGCGCAAATTTCTAGTATTGCCCTTCTCTCTTTACCTGCTGAGAGTCTGACGACGATGCGTGCGCCAGTGCCAGCCTATGATAACGTCATGCTAGAAAGCACGTTAACCATCGCTGCCGTCCCCGGTGACAGCACTTATTTTGCGACTGACGGTTTTCAACATGGCTTTGGTTTTGATTTGGTACGTACTTATGCTGACGAGCTTGGCGTTGATATCGATCTAAAAGCGTATGCCAATGAAGAAACTGCCCTAAAGGCGCTGAGATCGGGCGAGGTAGACATGGCATTAACAACGGCCAGTACGCAGTTAAAGAGCAAGTTTAACTTATCGTCTATCAACATCAGTTGCGGCTATGACGCCAGCTTAACAAAGAATGGTTTACATCCAAAAGTCAGTTGGACGTTCAATTCATCCAATGACCCATTATCACAAAAAGCCAGTTACTTTTTATGTGACAGTATTAAGCTGAAAAACACACAAAAACTTGCTGCCTTTTACAATCAAAACTTGCTAAAAGATGCCTATAGCCAAGATCATTTCCAAAAAACGTTGACCGAAAAACTGCCTGATTATCAATCGTCTTTTGAAGAGCAAGCACGCAATTATAATCATGATTGGGAATTATTGGTGGCCATGGGTTATCAAGAATCACACCTTGATGCCAATGCCGTATCGCCAACGGGCGTGCGTGGGCTTATGATGTTGACCAATAATACAGCCAAAGCAATGGGCGTCTCAGATCGCGTCGATCCCTACCAAAGTATCGGCGGCGGCGCGCGTTATTTAGAGCAAATGAAAGATGACTTTGCTGATGTGCCAAAGACAGATCGTATTTGGTTTGCGCTTGCCGGCTACAACATGGGACCAAATGCAGTAAAGAGTATTCAGCGTAAACTGCGAGATCAAGGTATTGATGATAAAAGCTGGGCGAACGTTTATGCGTACTTAGCTGATAATAAAGCTGCCAATAGTCGTTATGGTCAAGCGATGCATTATGTTAGCAATATTAGAAGTTATCTTGAGACTATAAAAACTCAAACCGTCTAG
- a CDS encoding Nif3-like dinuclear metal center hexameric protein — translation MTTHNIATEPSNTAITVQALTTFCDDYLSADAFKDYAPNGLQVDGGRPIKRIITGVTACEALIDAAIADNADAIMVHHGYFWKGEPAPITGMKGQRIRKLMQHGISLIGYHLPLDAHPVIGNNAKLADALNMTVIGALYPSESHPVGNIATCTPQNAQSLITHITQTLGRLPLHISANYSAPNSTSAHIDNNRIIEHVGICTGGAQDMIEQAALMGCDAFISGEISERTTHIARELGIDYFACGHHATERGGIQALGHIVSQAFGIPVTFVDIDNPA, via the coding sequence ATGACCACACACAATATCGCAACCGAGCCCTCAAACACCGCCATTACCGTTCAAGCGCTGACCACATTCTGTGATGACTATTTATCAGCAGATGCTTTTAAAGATTATGCCCCTAATGGTTTACAAGTAGATGGGGGTCGACCTATCAAACGAATCATCACTGGTGTAACGGCTTGTGAGGCGTTGATTGATGCAGCTATTGCTGACAATGCAGACGCCATTATGGTGCATCATGGTTATTTTTGGAAAGGCGAACCTGCCCCCATCACTGGTATGAAAGGTCAGCGTATCCGTAAACTTATGCAGCATGGTATCTCTTTGATTGGTTATCATCTGCCGCTCGATGCCCATCCCGTCATTGGTAATAATGCCAAGCTGGCTGACGCATTAAACATGACCGTTATCGGCGCTTTATACCCTAGTGAGTCTCATCCAGTGGGTAATATCGCCACTTGTACCCCGCAGAATGCTCAAAGCCTCATTACTCACATTACTCAGACGCTAGGACGATTGCCATTGCATATCTCTGCCAATTATAGCGCACCGAATAGTACAAGCGCTCATATCGATAATAACAGAATTATCGAACACGTGGGCATTTGTACGGGCGGCGCACAGGATATGATCGAACAAGCTGCATTGATGGGCTGTGACGCCTTTATCTCTGGCGAAATATCAGAACGTACCACCCATATTGCCCGTGAGCTGGGCATTGATTATTTCGCTTGTGGACATCACGCGACAGAACGCGGCGGTATTCAAGCACTCGGTCACATAGTTTCTCAAGCATTTGGCATACCCGTGACCTTTGTAGATATTGATAACCCTGCTTAA
- a CDS encoding trypsin-like peptidase domain-containing protein — translation MSSSRNTSSKASVLKWLPWVLLLVVIAAFIWLFASMKTASEQAWEPPRTTPAEQQASAPVSDTPAAISSYHNAVARASQSVVNIYTTQTMAEHPYMNDPVLRRFFEFHGAPSEEQGNTNLGSGVIVSEDGYIVTNAHVIEKADEITVAFNDGRKSRARIVGTDPDSDLAVIKVDMTGLAPLGFRKEPIRVGDVALAIGNPFGVGQTVTQGIISATGRTGLGVNKFEDFIQTDAAINPGNSGGALVDAFGELIGINTAIYSRSGGSMGIGFAIPTAIVEQVMNAIIKDGKVSRGWLGIEIQSQLRDPTQLETSTGVEVLNVVPKSPAAKSGLRIGDIILTIDGVEMTDANTLIQYVARKAPNTTLNAQILRRGKNAQVKILLEERPAQEPMERPVVILDENVGGIEDPNLQGERQDVPMMSEAERDRMREELLQLFERDGAPL, via the coding sequence ATGTCGTCATCTCGGAACACCAGCAGCAAGGCGTCTGTATTAAAATGGTTACCTTGGGTTTTATTGCTAGTCGTGATTGCCGCATTTATTTGGTTGTTTGCGAGTATGAAGACGGCATCAGAGCAGGCATGGGAGCCGCCCAGAACCACACCTGCTGAGCAGCAAGCGTCAGCACCGGTTTCTGATACACCTGCAGCGATTTCTTCTTATCATAATGCGGTTGCTCGCGCCTCACAATCAGTCGTGAATATCTACACCACGCAAACGATGGCAGAGCATCCTTATATGAATGATCCTGTATTGCGCCGCTTTTTTGAGTTCCATGGTGCACCGTCAGAAGAGCAGGGCAATACCAATTTAGGCTCTGGGGTGATTGTCTCAGAAGATGGCTATATCGTGACCAATGCCCATGTGATCGAAAAAGCCGATGAAATTACGGTCGCATTTAATGATGGTCGTAAGAGCCGCGCTAGAATCGTTGGCACAGATCCAGACAGTGATTTGGCAGTGATTAAAGTAGATATGACTGGTTTGGCACCACTTGGTTTCCGTAAAGAACCTATCCGAGTTGGCGATGTTGCATTAGCGATTGGTAATCCGTTCGGTGTCGGTCAAACGGTAACGCAAGGAATTATCTCAGCAACAGGACGTACTGGGCTTGGGGTCAACAAGTTTGAAGACTTTATCCAGACCGATGCAGCGATTAACCCAGGTAATTCGGGCGGCGCACTCGTTGATGCTTTTGGTGAATTAATTGGTATTAATACGGCTATTTACTCACGCTCTGGCGGCTCTATGGGTATCGGTTTTGCTATTCCTACCGCTATCGTTGAGCAAGTGATGAATGCCATTATCAAAGATGGTAAGGTGAGCCGTGGTTGGTTGGGGATTGAGATACAGTCACAGTTACGTGACCCAACTCAGCTTGAAACCTCGACTGGGGTAGAAGTGCTTAATGTCGTTCCTAAGAGTCCTGCTGCGAAGAGTGGTCTTCGTATCGGCGATATTATTTTGACGATTGACGGCGTTGAGATGACGGATGCCAATACCTTGATTCAGTATGTCGCTCGTAAAGCACCGAATACCACGCTGAATGCGCAAATATTACGCCGTGGTAAAAATGCGCAAGTCAAAATACTGTTAGAAGAGCGTCCAGCGCAAGAGCCGATGGAACGTCCGGTTGTGATTCTTGATGAAAATGTTGGTGGTATAGAAGATCCAAATCTACAAGGTGAGAGACAAGACGTACCGATGATGTCAGAAGCCGAGCGTGACCGTATGCGTGAAGAGCTGTTGCAGTTATTTGAAAGAGATGGTGCGCCTTTATAA
- the yfaE gene encoding class I ribonucleotide reductase maintenance protein YfaE gives MTWVMTSKKQFYLHDDESLLDGLLRTGHDINYQCKEGYCGSCRIKRIASSHVIDYPFAPLAMIDEDEILPCCCRVQGVIYINHEPTIE, from the coding sequence ATGACTTGGGTAATGACGAGTAAGAAGCAATTTTACTTGCATGATGACGAAAGCTTGCTTGATGGATTGCTACGCACCGGACATGATATCAATTATCAATGTAAAGAAGGCTATTGTGGCAGCTGTCGCATCAAGCGTATCGCCAGCTCACACGTCATTGACTATCCGTTTGCGCCCCTTGCCATGATTGATGAAGACGAGATACTGCCCTGCTGTTGTCGTGTACAGGGTGTGATTTACATCAATCACGAGCCTACTATAGAGTAG
- the nrdB gene encoding class Ia ribonucleoside-diphosphate reductase subunit beta — MTYSIFSQTPNNALTEPMFFGNPVNVARYDQQKHPIFEQLIEKQLSFFWRPEEVDVSRDRMDYGNLSSHEQHIFISNLKYQTLLDSIQGRSPNVVLLPLVSIPELETWIETWTFSETIHSRSYTHIIRNIINDPAIVFDDIMQNDHILERAADIAKYYDDLYYNSSLYNLYGAGTHTINGKQITVDLKSLKKQLYLCLMAVNVLEAIRFYVSFACSFAFAERKLMEGNAKIIKLIARDEALHLTGTQHILNLMRIGRDDPEMVDIAKECYEESIEIFRKAAEQEKEWAGYLFKDGSMIGLNKDILCQYIEYITNLRMEAVGLPVAFPNSKSNPIPWINTWLSSDNVQVAPQETEISSYLVGQIDSDLSDSDFDDFEL; from the coding sequence ATGACTTATTCGATTTTTTCCCAAACGCCAAACAATGCGCTAACAGAGCCGATGTTTTTTGGTAATCCGGTCAACGTGGCGCGTTACGACCAACAAAAGCACCCTATCTTTGAGCAATTGATTGAAAAGCAACTGTCGTTCTTTTGGCGTCCAGAAGAAGTCGATGTGTCACGTGATCGTATGGACTACGGCAATCTGTCGTCACATGAGCAGCATATCTTTATCAGTAATCTGAAGTATCAAACGCTACTCGACTCTATCCAAGGTCGTAGCCCAAACGTCGTGCTATTGCCACTGGTATCGATTCCTGAGCTTGAGACATGGATTGAGACGTGGACGTTTTCTGAGACCATTCACTCGCGCAGCTATACCCATATCATTCGTAATATTATCAATGACCCTGCTATCGTCTTTGATGACATTATGCAAAACGATCATATCCTAGAGCGCGCCGCAGACATCGCCAAGTACTACGATGACTTGTATTATAACTCATCGCTATACAACCTATACGGTGCAGGCACGCACACGATCAATGGTAAGCAAATTACCGTCGATTTAAAATCGCTGAAAAAGCAGCTTTACTTGTGCTTGATGGCAGTCAACGTCTTAGAAGCCATTCGCTTTTATGTGTCATTCGCTTGCTCGTTTGCCTTTGCCGAGCGTAAGTTAATGGAAGGTAATGCCAAGATTATTAAATTGATTGCTCGTGATGAGGCGCTACATTTAACGGGCACGCAGCATATTCTTAACCTCATGCGCATCGGTCGTGATGATCCTGAGATGGTCGACATTGCCAAAGAGTGCTATGAAGAAAGCATCGAGATATTTCGTAAAGCGGCTGAGCAAGAAAAAGAATGGGCAGGCTATCTGTTCAAAGACGGCTCAATGATTGGTCTCAATAAAGACATTCTGTGCCAATATATCGAATATATCACCAATTTACGTATGGAAGCGGTTGGCTTACCAGTCGCATTCCCGAATTCTAAATCAAACCCAATCCCGTGGATTAACACATGGTTGTCATCTGACAACGTACAAGTGGCACCGCAAGAGACGGAAATCAGCTCATACTTGGTGGGTCAAATTGACTCAGATTTATCAGACAGCGATTTTGATGATTTTGAGCTTTAG
- a CDS encoding type II toxin-antitoxin system RelE/ParE family toxin has translation MTYNLEFHPLALKEWKKLAPSIQQQFKKKLQQRLANPRVPASKLSVHTDAYKIKLRTIGYRLVYTVKDDVVVVYVLAVGKRENNKVYDALATRQP, from the coding sequence ATGACTTATAATCTTGAGTTTCATCCTCTCGCGTTAAAAGAATGGAAAAAGTTAGCGCCCAGTATTCAGCAGCAGTTCAAGAAAAAATTACAGCAGCGGCTAGCAAATCCGCGTGTTCCTGCGTCAAAACTCTCAGTACATACCGATGCCTATAAAATCAAACTACGCACCATAGGCTATCGTCTAGTATATACCGTCAAAGATGATGTAGTCGTGGTTTATGTATTAGCAGTAGGTAAAAGAGAGAATAACAAAGTATATGATGCGCTTGCGACACGCCAACCATAA
- a CDS encoding type II toxin-antitoxin system Phd/YefM family antitoxin — protein MQPIFATQTASISELKTNPSALIKQSDGESIAILNHNKPVAYLVSTDMFERMMEAMDDMALSQTVSARMNDGQTPIKVTLDDL, from the coding sequence ATGCAACCGATATTTGCGACACAGACAGCCAGTATCTCAGAACTAAAGACCAACCCTTCGGCACTGATTAAACAGTCAGACGGTGAGTCTATTGCTATTTTAAACCACAATAAACCTGTGGCTTACTTGGTTTCCACAGATATGTTTGAGCGCATGATGGAAGCAATGGACGATATGGCATTAAGTCAAACCGTTAGCGCACGGATGAATGACGGTCAAACACCTATAAAGGTAACGTTGGATGACTTATAA
- a CDS encoding SEC-C metal-binding domain-containing protein: MNVPAVCDNCGNIFPSGFSAINSTNISFSNCRAGPCPVCGGKGHIPDGVYNSIGNTIEFLSGPERSLIELKKLASILERAKNNNFDSKSIGREVDEEIPELSSIKDLLPTNRSELYGFITILLTIISLIMSQTQSSSSSKIEINTVINNVYYPTSEAQSSNSSTPKVKAEKKIGRNELCTCGSGKKFKKCCLP; this comes from the coding sequence ATGAATGTTCCAGCTGTTTGCGATAACTGTGGCAATATTTTTCCTTCAGGTTTTAGCGCAATTAATTCTACTAATATCTCTTTTAGTAATTGTCGCGCAGGACCATGTCCTGTATGTGGCGGTAAGGGACATATACCTGATGGTGTGTACAACTCTATTGGAAATACAATCGAATTTCTTAGCGGACCCGAAAGGAGTCTAATCGAATTAAAAAAGTTGGCTTCTATACTGGAACGTGCAAAGAATAACAATTTCGATTCAAAGTCTATAGGTAGAGAAGTAGATGAGGAAATTCCTGAACTTTCATCAATAAAAGATTTACTTCCAACAAACCGTTCCGAATTATATGGATTTATAACCATATTACTCACAATTATATCTTTGATAATGAGCCAAACTCAATCTAGTAGTTCTTCGAAGATTGAAATTAATACTGTTATCAACAATGTTTATTATCCAACATCAGAAGCTCAAAGCTCTAATAGCTCTACTCCTAAAGTTAAGGCGGAAAAAAAGATCGGTAGAAATGAGCTATGTACATGTGGTAGTGGGAAAAAATTTAAGAAATGTTGTTTACCTTGA
- the nrdA gene encoding class 1a ribonucleoside-diphosphate reductase subunit alpha: MTHIDKIKVTKRDGRLELIDLDKIHKVIEWAAHNLDNVSVSQVELKSHIQFYEGIKTRDIHETIIKSAADLISEETPDYQYLAARLAIFHLRKIAYNKFTPPHLYDHVKKLTEAGKYDEHILADYSRAEFDELEEYLDHWRDMNLAYAAVEQMAGKYLVQDRVNKTVFESPQFLYMLVGMCLFSRYDKSDRLDYVKRFYDATSQFKISLPTPIMAGVRTPSRQFSSCVLIECGDSLDSINATTSAIVRYVSQRAGIGINAGRIRALGSPIRGGEAQHTGCIPFYKLFQTAVKCCSQGGVRGGAATLFYPLWHLEVESLLVLKNNRGVEDNRVRHMDYGVQLNKTMYTRLIKGQDISLFSPGDTPGLYDAFFEDQDKFEELYTKYENDPSIRSRQIPAADLFSLMMQERASTGRIYIQNVDHCNTHSPFDASVAPIRQSNLCMEIALPTKPLDNINDEEGEIALCTLSAVNLGKVDNVSDIEEPAELIVRALDALLDYQDYPVKAAQNGSMRRRTLGVGVINYAYYLAKNGVRYSDDSALGLTHQTFEALQFYLLKASNKLAKEQGACPAFNETTYSQGILPIDTYKKDLDKICQEPLHLDWETLRGEITEHGLRNSTLTALMPSETSSQIANATNGIEPPRGLVSIKASKDGILKQVVPEIDKLKNQYELLWQMPNNDGYLRLVAVMQKFVDQSISANTNYDPVRYEGGRVPMKILLKDLLNAYKLGVKTLYYHNTRDGANDAQADMEDDCAGGACKI, translated from the coding sequence ATGACACACATCGACAAAATCAAAGTGACCAAACGTGACGGACGATTAGAGCTTATTGATTTGGATAAAATTCATAAGGTAATCGAGTGGGCAGCTCACAATTTGGATAATGTGTCTGTGTCGCAAGTTGAGCTAAAGTCGCACATTCAGTTTTATGAAGGCATCAAAACCCGTGATATTCACGAGACCATCATCAAGTCGGCAGCTGACCTTATCTCTGAAGAGACGCCTGACTACCAGTATTTGGCAGCGCGTTTGGCCATCTTCCATTTACGTAAAATTGCATATAATAAATTCACCCCGCCGCACCTGTATGACCATGTCAAAAAGCTGACTGAGGCTGGTAAATATGATGAGCATATCCTAGCCGACTATAGCCGTGCCGAATTTGATGAGTTAGAAGAATATCTTGATCATTGGCGCGATATGAATTTGGCTTATGCAGCCGTTGAGCAAATGGCAGGTAAATACCTCGTCCAAGACCGCGTTAATAAGACCGTCTTTGAAAGCCCGCAGTTCTTGTACATGCTGGTTGGTATGTGTTTGTTTAGCCGTTATGACAAGTCAGACCGTTTGGACTACGTAAAGCGTTTTTACGATGCGACGTCGCAATTCAAAATCTCGCTACCAACACCCATCATGGCAGGCGTGCGTACCCCATCGCGTCAGTTTAGCTCATGCGTATTGATTGAATGCGGTGATAGCCTAGACTCGATCAACGCCACCACCAGCGCCATCGTACGCTATGTGTCACAGCGTGCTGGTATCGGCATCAACGCGGGTCGAATCCGTGCCCTTGGTAGCCCTATCCGTGGCGGTGAAGCCCAGCATACTGGCTGTATCCCATTCTATAAATTGTTTCAGACAGCTGTTAAATGCTGCTCACAAGGCGGCGTCCGTGGCGGTGCGGCGACGTTATTTTACCCATTATGGCATTTAGAAGTTGAGTCATTATTGGTACTCAAAAACAACCGCGGCGTCGAAGACAACCGTGTGCGTCATATGGATTATGGCGTACAGTTAAACAAAACGATGTACACCCGCTTGATCAAAGGTCAAGACATCTCGCTATTTTCTCCAGGTGATACCCCTGGCTTGTATGATGCGTTCTTTGAAGATCAAGACAAATTCGAAGAGTTATACACCAAGTACGAAAATGACCCAAGCATTCGTAGCCGTCAAATCCCAGCAGCTGATTTGTTTAGCCTAATGATGCAAGAGCGTGCGAGTACGGGTCGTATCTACATCCAAAACGTCGATCATTGCAACACGCATAGCCCATTTGACGCGAGCGTTGCGCCGATTCGTCAGTCAAACCTATGTATGGAAATCGCCCTACCGACTAAGCCACTGGATAACATCAATGACGAAGAAGGCGAAATCGCCCTTTGTACGCTATCAGCAGTCAACTTGGGTAAAGTCGATAACGTCAGCGACATCGAAGAGCCAGCTGAGCTAATCGTCCGTGCGCTTGATGCCCTGCTCGACTATCAAGACTATCCAGTAAAAGCGGCTCAAAACGGCAGCATGCGTCGTCGTACGCTAGGTGTGGGCGTGATTAACTATGCTTATTACTTAGCTAAAAATGGCGTGCGCTATTCAGATGACAGCGCGCTTGGTCTAACGCATCAAACGTTTGAAGCATTGCAATTCTATCTATTGAAAGCGTCAAACAAATTGGCAAAAGAGCAAGGCGCGTGCCCTGCGTTCAATGAAACTACCTATTCACAAGGTATCTTGCCGATTGATACGTACAAGAAAGACTTGGATAAAATCTGCCAAGAGCCACTACATCTCGATTGGGAAACGCTACGTGGCGAGATCACTGAACACGGTCTACGCAACTCTACCCTAACCGCCTTGATGCCGTCTGAAACCTCTAGTCAGATCGCCAACGCGACCAACGGTATCGAGCCACCACGCGGTCTGGTCTCTATCAAAGCGTCAAAGGACGGCATCCTAAAGCAAGTCGTGCCTGAGATTGATAAGCTAAAAAATCAGTATGAGCTACTATGGCAAATGCCAAACAATGACGGTTACCTAAGGCTGGTCGCTGTAATGCAGAAATTCGTTGATCAAAGCATCTCTGCCAATACCAACTACGATCCCGTTCGTTATGAAGGCGGCCGTGTACCAATGAAGATATTGCTAAAAGATCTGCTAAACGCGTATAAGCTTGGCGTGAAGACGTTGTACTACCATAACACTCGTGATGGTGCGAATGATGCGCAAGCGGATATGGAAGATGATTGTGCTGGTGGGGCATGTAAGATCTAA
- a CDS encoding DUF493 domain-containing protein, with protein MTNLTPNQGVITGKRTDIQNPELWDFPMNYPLSIIGHEGERENLLNEVKLILGSQFPDFDLASIEVKPSKTGRFHSARVNLYLTAADQVNVLYASLDAAKTVRLVV; from the coding sequence ATGACCAACCTAACGCCCAATCAAGGTGTGATAACAGGCAAAAGGACGGATATTCAAAATCCTGAGCTTTGGGACTTTCCAATGAACTATCCACTTAGCATCATTGGTCATGAAGGCGAGCGTGAGAACTTACTCAATGAAGTGAAGCTTATTTTGGGCAGTCAGTTCCCTGATTTTGATTTGGCCTCGATAGAAGTGAAACCGTCTAAAACGGGTCGCTTCCATTCAGCACGGGTCAATCTATATCTTACAGCAGCCGATCAGGTCAATGTGCTGTATGCCTCACTCGACGCTGCCAAAACAGTTCGTTTGGTCGTATAG
- a CDS encoding class I SAM-dependent methyltransferase encodes MAAFDEHASAYDSWFFDNQNLLTSELKLVAHFLNKDSEILSIGCGSGLFESLLTQDYDIHIRHGIEPSKDMAEIAKKRGLQVDISPAETCDIEPNKFDIIMFNGSVSYISDLDICIKKAFDALKTGGKLIVIDVPKESGFASLYNLASSLNTWEHPLLAHISPADPYPIELVKSANWRTSDEKIALMQANGFVDFEYAQTLLTHPMYANDKVQEVIEGYDRGDYVAVCAYKK; translated from the coding sequence ATGGCAGCATTCGATGAACACGCAAGCGCGTATGACAGCTGGTTTTTTGACAACCAAAACTTACTGACCAGTGAGCTAAAACTTGTCGCTCATTTCTTAAATAAGGACAGTGAGATATTGTCTATCGGCTGCGGTAGTGGACTGTTTGAGTCACTATTGACGCAGGATTATGATATCCATATCAGGCACGGCATTGAGCCTTCTAAAGACATGGCTGAAATCGCTAAAAAGCGCGGCTTACAAGTGGATATTAGTCCTGCCGAGACTTGCGATATTGAGCCAAATAAGTTTGATATCATCATGTTTAACGGCAGTGTCAGTTATATTAGCGATTTGGATATCTGTATTAAAAAGGCATTTGATGCTTTAAAAACGGGCGGCAAATTGATTGTTATCGATGTGCCAAAAGAAAGCGGTTTTGCGAGCTTATATAACTTGGCTAGCTCATTAAATACTTGGGAGCATCCGCTGCTTGCTCATATCTCTCCTGCTGACCCCTATCCTATTGAGCTGGTTAAATCAGCAAATTGGCGCACCTCTGATGAAAAAATCGCGCTGATGCAAGCCAATGGTTTTGTCGATTTTGAGTATGCACAAACCTTACTGACCCATCCTATGTATGCCAATGACAAAGTGCAAGAAGTCATCGAAGGCTATGACCGTGGGGATTACGTCGCTGTTTGTGCTTATAAAAAATGA
- the tenA gene encoding thiaminase II: MNYQTLRHNCPTWDGYIQHDFVKQLTAGTLAADSFRHYLVQDYLYLIHYTRVMALSVYKSDTLAQMRVGQAGINAMLDMEIGMYLDLCHEWDIPLKEVESNPESAVTIAYSRYLLDAAMSGSLAELYAAIAPCLMGYGEIGKRIKEQGFVADNPYQPWIDVFASDEFQAITAQNEAQINTLLGQANPAQADKFQQLFNTASRMEVNFWQQALDLS; the protein is encoded by the coding sequence ATGAACTACCAAACATTACGCCATAATTGCCCAACTTGGGATGGCTATATTCAGCATGATTTTGTCAAACAGCTAACGGCAGGTACGCTCGCCGCTGACAGCTTTCGTCACTACCTTGTACAAGACTATTTATATCTTATTCACTATACCCGTGTGATGGCGTTGAGCGTGTATAAGAGTGATACGCTGGCACAAATGCGAGTCGGTCAAGCAGGCATCAACGCTATGCTCGATATGGAAATTGGCATGTATCTCGATTTATGTCATGAGTGGGACATCCCACTTAAAGAAGTAGAAAGCAACCCTGAATCTGCCGTGACTATCGCCTATAGCCGCTACCTATTGGACGCTGCGATGTCAGGCTCATTGGCTGAGCTTTATGCGGCGATTGCTCCTTGTTTGATGGGTTATGGCGAAATTGGCAAACGCATTAAAGAACAAGGTTTTGTCGCGGACAATCCTTACCAGCCATGGATTGATGTCTTTGCCAGTGACGAATTTCAAGCGATTACCGCGCAGAATGAAGCGCAGATTAATACGCTACTAGGACAGGCTAACCCCGCTCAGGCAGACAAATTCCAACAGTTATTTAATACTGCTTCACGTATGGAAGTGAATTTTTGGCAGCAGGCGCTTGATCTGTCCTAG